A single window of Senegalia massiliensis DNA harbors:
- a CDS encoding helix-turn-helix transcriptional regulator: MTNTNIHPLLSNMVPLVEGISKTLGSNCEVVLHDLNNPTHSVIAISNGHVTGREIGSPMTEKGLKAIKNQEFEKNLIKYKTITNDGRTLKSSTLFIKDESNNVVGCLCINVDISEFIVAKKVISELTQTIDEKEGNIQEVSENYFKNVNDILYSLVKEVLENKSKPVSYLSRDEKIEIVNELEQKGIFLIKGSVEYLADKLCVSIYTIYNYLDEIRKQK, encoded by the coding sequence ATGACTAATACAAATATACATCCTCTATTATCTAATATGGTTCCATTAGTAGAAGGGATATCTAAAACTCTTGGAAGTAATTGTGAAGTAGTTCTACATGACTTAAACAATCCTACTCATTCAGTAATAGCAATATCAAATGGTCATGTAACTGGTAGAGAAATTGGTAGTCCAATGACAGAAAAAGGACTTAAAGCAATAAAGAATCAAGAATTTGAAAAAAACTTGATAAAATATAAAACTATCACTAATGATGGAAGAACATTAAAATCTTCTACTTTATTTATTAAGGATGAATCAAATAATGTAGTAGGGTGTTTATGTATAAATGTAGACATATCTGAATTTATTGTAGCAAAAAAAGTTATATCTGAATTAACACAAACAATAGATGAAAAAGAAGGAAATATCCAAGAAGTTTCAGAAAATTATTTTAAAAATGTAAATGATATTTTATATAGTCTAGTTAAAGAAGTATTAGAAAACAAATCAAAGCCTGTATCTTATTTATCAAGAGATGAAAAGATAGAAATAGTAAATGAATTAGAGCAGAAAGGAATTTTTTTAATAAAGGGATCAGTAGAATATTTAGCTGATAAGTTATGTGTTTCTATATATACAATTTATAATTATTTAGATGAAATAAGAAAACAAAAATAA
- a CDS encoding D-alanyl-D-alanine carboxypeptidase family protein gives MKKIIMIVIMLSVLNYNSIVYGESSNLAQEDINGEAAILIDGKTGDILFEKNMNKKMYPASTTKMLTGILAIEQGNMDKLVTVDDDTPYEIYGTHIALEPGEQLRFKELLNATLIESANDAAVVIAKDMAGDVESFAKMMNKKAKEIGALNSNFVNPSGLHDDNHFSTAYDLAMIAKYGIQNDQFRNIVKNYKYTIEPTNIKTEKRVMYSANKLLYSTKKINVDGQNTEIKYDGAIGVKTGYTEQAGNSVVSAVEKDGRLLISVVLKSAGNNLWIDTHKLLNYGLNNFDKKLLGFKNEFVENIKIENGNKKYVTGVIGENVTTPIKNSIEGKISKKININNNIKAPIEKGQVLGNVEYIINDKTIKTANIVSAESINLVGSYTNVADISLFKSINIWWIIGTVLLLLFWRINVLRRRAKKRRRYRSKSYNM, from the coding sequence TTGAAAAAAATTATAATGATTGTAATTATGCTATCAGTACTTAATTATAATTCAATTGTTTATGGGGAAAGTAGTAATCTTGCTCAAGAAGATATAAATGGAGAAGCTGCTATTTTAATTGATGGTAAAACTGGAGATATATTATTTGAAAAAAATATGAATAAAAAAATGTATCCTGCTAGTACTACAAAAATGTTAACTGGAATTCTTGCTATTGAACAGGGAAATATGGATAAACTGGTAACAGTAGATGATGATACTCCTTATGAAATTTATGGTACACATATAGCTTTAGAACCTGGAGAACAATTAAGATTTAAAGAATTATTAAACGCTACATTAATAGAATCAGCTAATGACGCTGCTGTAGTAATTGCAAAAGATATGGCTGGTGATGTTGAGAGTTTTGCAAAAATGATGAATAAAAAGGCTAAAGAAATAGGTGCTCTTAATTCTAACTTTGTAAACCCAAGTGGTCTACATGATGATAATCATTTTTCAACTGCTTATGATTTAGCTATGATTGCAAAATATGGAATTCAAAATGATCAATTTAGAAATATAGTAAAAAATTATAAATATACTATAGAACCAACTAATATTAAAACAGAAAAAAGAGTTATGTACTCTGCAAATAAACTATTATATAGTACTAAAAAAATAAATGTAGATGGGCAAAATACTGAAATAAAATATGATGGTGCTATAGGAGTAAAAACTGGATATACTGAACAAGCTGGCAATTCTGTTGTATCTGCAGTCGAAAAAGATGGAAGACTTTTGATATCTGTAGTTCTAAAGTCAGCTGGAAACAATTTATGGATTGACACTCATAAGCTTTTAAATTATGGTCTTAATAATTTTGATAAAAAATTACTTGGATTTAAAAATGAATTTGTAGAAAATATTAAAATTGAAAATGGAAATAAAAAATATGTTACTGGAGTCATTGGAGAAAATGTTACTACTCCTATAAAGAATAGTATTGAAGGTAAAATTTCTAAAAAAATAAATATAAATAATAATATAAAAGCACCTATTGAAAAGGGACAAGTATTAGGAAATGTTGAATATATTATAAATGACAAGACAATTAAAACAGCAAATATTGTATCTGCTGAGAGTATTAATTTAGTAGGTTCTTATACTAATGTAGCTGACATTTCATTATTTAAAAGTATAAATATATGGTGGATAATAGGTACTGTTTTATTGTTATTATTTTGGAGAATAAATGTATTAAGAAGACGCGCCAAGAAAAGAAGACGCTATAGAAGTAAAAGTTATAATATGTAA